A single genomic interval of Candidatus Bathyarchaeota archaeon harbors:
- a CDS encoding YdeI/OmpD-associated family protein, whose translation MKINEKLYVANRYDWRMWLEKNLDTKKRVWLIFYKKHADRPSIPYDDAVEEALCFGWIDSIIKRIDDETFARKFTPRKDKSKWSKLNKKRVRKMIKEGKMMKAGLTKIREAKKSGEWFKTASPKSELVIPQYIKKALIKNQKALANFNKLANSYRKQYIGWITSAKREETRKRRLAEVLRFLEQNKKLDMK comes from the coding sequence ATGAAGATAAATGAGAAACTATATGTGGCTAATAGGTATGACTGGCGCATGTGGCTTGAAAAGAACCTTGATACTAAGAAAAGGGTTTGGTTGATTTTCTACAAGAAACATGCTGACAGGCCGAGTATTCCCTATGATGATGCGGTTGAAGAAGCGCTGTGCTTTGGATGGATAGATAGCATAATAAAGAGAATTGATGATGAGACGTTTGCCCGAAAATTTACACCTCGCAAGGATAAGAGCAAATGGTCTAAATTGAATAAGAAAAGAGTCAGAAAAATGATTAAAGAAGGGAAGATGATGAAAGCAGGGCTAACCAAAATAAGAGAGGCAAAGAAAAGCGGAGAATGGTTCAAAACGGCTTCGCCCAAGAGTGAACTCGTAATCCCCCAATACATTAAAAAAGCGCTGATTAAAAATCAGAAAGCTTTAGCCAATTTCAACAAGTTAGCCAACTCATATAGAAAACAGTATATTGGATGGATTACAAGCGCAAAAAGAGAAGAGACGCGCAAAAGACGTCTTGCCGAAGTTCTAAGATTTTTAGAGCAAAACAAGAAATTGGACATGAAATAA
- a CDS encoding ABC transporter ATP-binding protein encodes MIETRNLTKRFNGLTAVDHVSFKVKRGEIFGLLGPNGAGKTTTIRMLATLTRPTEGTATINRYDIVKDDDKVRKLIGLVSEKIIMYDRLTARENLWFFGRLYDTPKEVLNKRIDELLRLVQLSKWKNSQVGTFSSGMRQRMNVIRALINMPEVLLLDEPTLGLDPQSSVEVREFIKKINREDKTTIILTTHMMVEADMLCDRIGIIESGKIVALDTSANLKKLVSGADTTVLELEIANLTTNMISLIQSLKCVNSISQDNTTLLKIHATGDEAFDSIIDAIRTEKGKINSVKNLEPTLEDVFLHITGHEVRDKANRKIPTGRHRHHMPRSRVR; translated from the coding sequence ATGATTGAAACCAGAAACCTCACGAAGAGATTCAACGGATTAACTGCTGTAGACCATGTCTCTTTCAAAGTGAAAAGGGGCGAGATCTTCGGTCTCCTTGGCCCCAACGGGGCTGGCAAAACCACCACAATAAGGATGCTCGCCACATTAACGAGACCTACAGAAGGCACAGCCACAATAAACCGCTACGACATAGTGAAGGATGATGACAAGGTGAGAAAGCTCATCGGCTTGGTTTCCGAAAAGATAATCATGTACGACCGGTTAACGGCGAGGGAGAACCTGTGGTTCTTCGGAAGACTCTACGACACCCCCAAAGAAGTCCTCAACAAACGGATCGACGAACTGTTACGGCTCGTTCAACTGAGCAAGTGGAAGAATTCTCAGGTGGGCACATTCTCATCAGGTATGAGACAAAGGATGAATGTAATCAGAGCTCTAATCAACATGCCAGAAGTACTTCTACTAGATGAACCCACACTCGGTCTAGATCCCCAATCCTCAGTTGAAGTCAGAGAGTTCATAAAGAAAATAAACAGAGAAGATAAGACAACTATCATTTTAACAACACACATGATGGTTGAAGCTGACATGCTCTGCGACCGAATAGGCATCATAGAGAGCGGAAAGATCGTCGCACTTGATACATCAGCAAATCTGAAGAAACTTGTTTCAGGAGCCGACACAACTGTTTTGGAGCTGGAGATTGCGAATCTCACCACCAACATGATCTCGTTAATACAGTCCCTAAAATGCGTCAACTCAATCTCCCAAGACAACACCACCCTCCTCAAAATCCACGCCACGGGCGATGAAGCCTTCGACAGCATAATCGACGCCATAAGGACCGAGAAAGGCAAAATAAACTCAGTAAAAAATCTCGAACCAACCCTTGAAGACGTCTTCCTCCACATCACCGGACACGAAGTTAGAGACAAGGCAAACCGAAAGATCCCAACGGGAAGACATAGGCATCACATGCCTAGGTCAAGGGTGAGGTGA
- a CDS encoding ABC transporter permease — translation MGAKNLASHSLMIAWKDLMELFRNRMMLIMLVLMPVLMMTMAGFMFPSSTSISHVSVAIVNEDEGYGNYSSSSATLIAALKTMEGIKDMMTITNASTLDEVRSMIQDGEVEGGLVIASNFTSNLMTGKQGTITIITDQTNPQTSVLLQIALKEVLEQMGTGLAQQNVQGLNQTVVNASNSLAIVKPYNIQTEGAVIGDFSYFDFIAPGLMAMTVMMSVMTGLPAAISHEREVGTLDGMMVAPISRLAVILGKTLAQTARGILQGTIILALAVVLFGVTIHGSILLIFALLLLGVFSFVGLGVVITSFAKDQETAMMVMMALMFPMMLLSGVFFPVQQMPWFMQSISKALPLTYVATALRKVMVLGAGVSMITTELAVLIIFGIAMTTIAVPVFKRAMTR, via the coding sequence ATGGGTGCCAAAAATCTTGCCTCCCACAGTCTCATGATTGCCTGGAAGGACTTAATGGAGCTGTTCAGGAACAGAATGATGCTAATTATGCTCGTGCTCATGCCGGTTCTCATGATGACCATGGCCGGATTCATGTTTCCATCAAGCACATCCATTAGCCACGTATCAGTCGCCATTGTAAACGAGGACGAGGGATACGGCAATTACTCTAGCTCAAGCGCAACCCTCATTGCAGCCCTAAAGACTATGGAGGGCATCAAAGATATGATGACAATCACGAACGCCTCAACCCTCGACGAAGTAAGAAGTATGATTCAGGATGGAGAAGTTGAAGGAGGACTAGTAATCGCCAGCAATTTCACCTCGAATCTCATGACAGGGAAACAGGGAACCATAACAATCATAACCGATCAGACCAACCCCCAGACGTCGGTGCTCTTGCAGATCGCGTTAAAAGAGGTACTTGAACAGATGGGCACAGGGCTTGCACAGCAGAACGTTCAAGGACTAAACCAAACAGTAGTCAACGCCAGCAACTCCCTTGCGATAGTAAAACCCTACAACATTCAAACAGAAGGGGCAGTTATAGGAGACTTCAGCTACTTTGACTTCATAGCCCCCGGATTGATGGCCATGACAGTTATGATGAGCGTCATGACCGGGCTCCCAGCAGCAATCTCCCACGAGAGAGAAGTTGGAACCCTGGACGGAATGATGGTGGCCCCAATCAGCCGACTTGCAGTCATACTTGGAAAAACACTTGCCCAGACAGCCAGAGGTATACTTCAAGGAACAATCATACTTGCCCTAGCCGTGGTATTGTTCGGCGTCACAATCCATGGCAGCATTCTGCTAATCTTCGCGCTCCTCTTACTAGGGGTTTTCAGCTTCGTCGGCCTCGGTGTTGTAATAACATCCTTTGCAAAAGATCAAGAGACAGCCATGATGGTGATGATGGCCTTAATGTTCCCAATGATGCTCCTGAGCGGCGTCTTCTTCCCCGTTCAGCAAATGCCTTGGTTCATGCAAAGCATCTCAAAAGCTCTCCCACTCACCTACGTAGCCACAGCTCTAAGAAAAGTTATGGTGCTTGGAGCTGGCGTCTCCATGATAACTACCGAACTCGCCGTGCTGATAATCTTTGGAATAGCCATGACTACAATCGCCGTACCAGTATTCAAGAGAGCCATGACCAGGTAA